One Sodalinema gerasimenkoae IPPAS B-353 DNA segment encodes these proteins:
- the recJ gene encoding single-stranded-DNA-specific exonuclease RecJ, giving the protein MRPNLPNQRWILADLPEAEIQSLAESLNVSPLIAQILMERGLDSPEVAQIFLEPDSLELPPPLQDFPDLALSLDLIVEMIETERAIAICGDYDADGMTSTALLLRALKTLGAKVDYAIPSRMSDGYGINSRLVNEFAEAEVGLIITVDNGISAHGPVEEARELGMEVIITDHHDLPEVIPPASSILNPKMAPENSPYRGMAGVGVAYMLAMHLGEHFKQGETFRLPMLELLTLGTIADLAPLTGVNRYWVLQGLHLLANSQIPGIQALVQVSGSGDKGKKSLKPDAIGFRLGPRINAVGRIGDPQLVIELLSTDDAGIALERAMQCEQINRTRQEMCEEIEREAIAWCDAFQDTLPETRVLVPLQAKWHHGVIGIVASRLVERYGVPVFICTYEDEELQQVRGSARGIPEFNVFEALNYCQDLLTKYGGHPAAGGFSLPEANLEAFRQRLSEFACQWLQPEHLKPLVRISGKLGFEELDLERFEEVEQLQPFGIGNPTPVFYSTQVRVLQQKTVGKGHLKLELAQGESETSIGAIAWRWGEYFPLPSPLDLAYKLGENEWQGQVSLQLEVVGARRPEGVVWESRTSEEEIPEATVIEATEVASSKAEEAVTETGETLQRFEYQNRVYFCGLYPHGETKELRIRNDRGQVLAVNQGNQMGLLGTSRDNARYVNVRERRFYDLIKAALAVLNGSSS; this is encoded by the coding sequence GTGCGTCCTAATCTCCCTAACCAACGCTGGATTCTGGCAGATCTCCCTGAAGCTGAGATCCAATCTCTGGCTGAGTCTCTCAATGTCTCTCCCCTCATTGCCCAAATCCTCATGGAACGGGGCTTAGACAGTCCTGAGGTGGCTCAGATTTTCCTGGAACCCGATAGCCTGGAACTGCCGCCACCCCTTCAGGATTTCCCTGATTTAGCCCTTAGTCTCGATCTGATTGTGGAGATGATTGAGACGGAACGGGCGATCGCCATCTGTGGGGACTATGATGCTGATGGCATGACCAGTACGGCGTTGCTATTGCGGGCCTTGAAAACCTTGGGGGCGAAGGTGGATTATGCCATTCCCAGCCGCATGAGCGATGGCTATGGCATTAACTCCCGCCTTGTCAATGAGTTTGCAGAGGCGGAGGTGGGCTTAATTATCACCGTCGATAATGGCATTAGCGCCCATGGGCCCGTTGAAGAAGCCCGAGAACTGGGGATGGAGGTGATTATTACCGATCACCATGACTTGCCCGAGGTGATTCCCCCCGCCAGTTCCATTCTTAACCCTAAAATGGCTCCCGAGAACTCCCCCTATCGCGGTATGGCGGGGGTGGGGGTGGCCTATATGTTGGCCATGCACTTGGGGGAGCATTTTAAACAGGGGGAAACCTTCCGACTCCCCATGTTGGAACTGCTGACGCTGGGAACGATCGCCGACTTGGCCCCCCTCACCGGTGTCAACCGATATTGGGTTTTACAGGGGTTGCACCTCCTGGCAAATTCGCAAATTCCGGGCATTCAGGCCCTCGTGCAGGTGTCGGGATCGGGGGACAAGGGCAAAAAATCCCTAAAACCCGATGCCATTGGTTTCCGCCTCGGCCCTCGCATTAACGCGGTGGGGCGAATTGGTGATCCCCAGTTGGTGATTGAGTTGTTGTCGACAGATGACGCGGGGATCGCTTTGGAACGGGCCATGCAATGTGAACAGATTAACCGCACCCGCCAGGAGATGTGTGAGGAGATTGAACGGGAGGCGATCGCCTGGTGTGATGCGTTCCAAGACACGCTCCCCGAAACGCGGGTTCTGGTTCCACTTCAGGCAAAGTGGCATCACGGCGTCATTGGCATTGTGGCCTCGCGCTTAGTGGAACGCTACGGGGTTCCGGTGTTTATCTGCACCTACGAAGATGAGGAATTGCAACAGGTGCGGGGGTCGGCCCGGGGGATTCCTGAGTTTAATGTGTTTGAGGCCCTAAATTATTGCCAGGATTTACTGACCAAGTATGGCGGACATCCGGCGGCTGGGGGGTTTTCGCTCCCGGAAGCCAATTTAGAGGCGTTTCGTCAGCGGTTGAGTGAGTTCGCCTGTCAATGGTTGCAACCGGAACATCTCAAACCACTGGTTCGCATCAGTGGGAAGTTGGGGTTTGAGGAGTTGGATTTAGAGCGGTTTGAGGAGGTGGAACAACTGCAACCTTTTGGCATTGGCAATCCCACCCCGGTGTTTTATTCCACTCAGGTGCGGGTTTTGCAACAGAAAACGGTGGGCAAGGGCCATCTGAAGCTGGAACTGGCCCAGGGGGAGTCTGAGACATCCATTGGGGCGATCGCCTGGCGTTGGGGTGAGTATTTCCCGTTACCCAGTCCCCTAGATTTAGCCTACAAACTGGGGGAGAATGAGTGGCAAGGACAGGTTTCGCTCCAGTTAGAGGTGGTTGGCGCTCGTCGTCCTGAGGGCGTGGTTTGGGAGTCTCGGACGAGTGAGGAGGAGATTCCCGAGGCCACGGTGATTGAGGCGACGGAGGTTGCTTCGTCTAAGGCTGAGGAGGCGGTGACTGAGACTGGGGAAACCCTACAGCGGTTTGAGTACCAAAATCGGGTCTATTTCTGTGGCCTCTACCCTCATGGGGAAACCAAAGAACTCCGCATTCGTAATGATCGCGGTCAAGTCTTGGCGGTGAATCAGGGTAACCAAATGGGCCTACTGGGAACCTCGCGAGACAATGCTCGCTATGTCAATGTGCGAGAACGGCGATTTTACGATTTAATTAAAGCAGCCCTGGCGGTGTTAAACGGCTCATCGTCTTAA
- the psb30 gene encoding photosystem II reaction center protein Ycf12/Psb30, translating into MEALTSALTSINWEPIFQLTFVGLILVSGPVVIFLLAFRGGDL; encoded by the coding sequence ATGGAAGCGTTAACATCAGCACTCACGTCAATCAACTGGGAACCCATTTTCCAACTTACCTTTGTCGGTTTGATTCTCGTTTCGGGACCAGTGGTGATCTTTCTCCTCGCCTTCCGGGGTGGTGATCTCTAG
- a CDS encoding YkgJ family cysteine cluster protein has product MATWQCVKHCGACCYLAPEERPDLEEYLSAEELQLYLSLVTDDGWCKHYDHDTRECGIYEKRPGFCRVDAQEYQQRYGIDPEDLDEFAIDCCREHIEDIYGDRSLEMIRFDRAVGKPRILRPKADR; this is encoded by the coding sequence GTGGCAACCTGGCAATGTGTAAAACACTGTGGCGCCTGCTGTTATCTAGCCCCTGAAGAGCGTCCTGACTTAGAGGAGTATCTTTCCGCCGAGGAACTCCAGCTCTATCTGAGTCTGGTGACGGACGATGGCTGGTGTAAGCATTATGACCACGATACCCGAGAATGTGGCATTTATGAGAAACGTCCTGGCTTCTGTCGGGTGGATGCCCAAGAGTATCAGCAGCGGTATGGCATTGATCCCGAGGACCTCGATGAGTTTGCCATTGACTGCTGTCGGGAGCATATCGAGGACATTTACGGCGATCGCAGCCTAGAGATGATACGCTTCGACCGCGCCGTCGGCAAACCGCGAATTCTGCGCCCCAAAGCCGATCGCTGA
- a CDS encoding TMEM165/GDT1 family protein, which produces MKAPTSSPVQDPPERTPLSTRKASKSILGIFGSTFITIFLAEMGDKTQLTTLLMTAESDSPWVVFLGAALALITTSLIGVLLGRWLANRVSEKTIETFAAVILLFIAILLLGEMVSL; this is translated from the coding sequence GTGAAAGCTCCCACGTCTTCCCCCGTCCAAGACCCCCCAGAGCGTACTCCTCTCTCAACGCGCAAAGCCTCAAAATCCATCCTAGGAATTTTTGGCTCGACCTTTATCACCATTTTCTTAGCGGAAATGGGGGATAAAACCCAACTGACTACCCTCCTCATGACCGCCGAGTCAGACTCGCCCTGGGTGGTCTTTTTAGGGGCAGCCTTAGCCCTAATTACAACCAGTTTAATCGGGGTTCTCCTAGGGCGTTGGCTTGCCAATCGAGTCTCGGAAAAAACGATTGAGACCTTCGCCGCTGTCATTCTGCTGTTTATTGCCATTCTCCTCCTCGGAGAAATGGTAAGCCTTTAA
- a CDS encoding TMEM165/GDT1 family protein: protein MDWDLLGLTFIAVFLSELGDKSQVAAIALSGSSKSPQAVFFGTAGALVLASFLGVLAGDAVAELLPTQILKGLAALGFAFIALRLLWKDN, encoded by the coding sequence ATGGATTGGGATTTACTCGGATTAACCTTTATCGCCGTATTTCTCTCGGAACTCGGAGATAAAAGCCAAGTGGCGGCGATCGCCCTCAGTGGCAGTTCCAAATCACCCCAGGCCGTTTTCTTCGGAACCGCCGGGGCATTAGTCCTAGCCAGTTTCCTAGGAGTGCTTGCCGGGGATGCCGTCGCAGAACTCCTACCTACCCAAATTCTCAAGGGCCTAGCCGCCCTTGGGTTTGCCTTCATTGCTCTACGACTGCTTTGGAAAGACAACTGA
- a CDS encoding RluA family pseudouridine synthase gives MTITVDVTQGCDRLDRILSQNLKDLSRSRIQQLIEQNCVSVNGEPCLSKKLKVQVGDRLTIDIPPAEPLNIQPLEMPLDILYEDDHLLIVNKPAGLVVHPAPGHYNDTLVNALLAHCGDRLSGIGGVQRPGIVHRLDKDTTGAIVIAKSDRAHQHLQAQIQAKTARREYLGLVYGSPSQPSGTINRPIARHPVDRKKMAIIPEDQGGRVAVTHWNVQEALGNYSLIHFRLETGRTHQIRVHSASIGHPIIGDPLYGSGRSLGVNLPGQALHAWKLTLEHPQSGDTIEAIAPLPPHIKKLLQVLKRRR, from the coding sequence ATGACCATCACTGTAGATGTAACCCAAGGATGCGATCGCCTCGATCGCATCCTTTCCCAAAATCTTAAAGACCTCTCACGATCGCGCATCCAGCAGCTCATCGAACAGAACTGTGTCTCGGTTAATGGAGAACCCTGTCTCTCTAAAAAGCTGAAAGTCCAGGTGGGCGATCGCCTCACCATTGATATTCCCCCGGCTGAACCCTTAAACATCCAACCCTTGGAGATGCCGTTGGATATCCTCTACGAAGATGACCATCTCCTAATTGTCAATAAACCGGCGGGACTGGTGGTACATCCTGCCCCGGGCCATTACAATGACACCCTCGTTAACGCCCTACTTGCCCATTGTGGCGATCGCCTCTCGGGGATTGGCGGTGTTCAGCGTCCTGGTATTGTCCACCGCCTCGATAAAGACACCACCGGGGCGATCGTCATTGCCAAGAGCGATCGCGCCCATCAGCATTTACAAGCCCAAATCCAAGCCAAAACCGCCCGCCGCGAGTATCTCGGCCTGGTCTATGGTTCCCCCAGTCAGCCCTCAGGAACCATCAACCGTCCCATTGCCCGTCATCCCGTCGATCGCAAAAAGATGGCGATCATCCCGGAAGACCAAGGCGGCCGCGTTGCCGTAACCCATTGGAACGTCCAGGAAGCCCTAGGAAACTACAGCTTAATTCATTTTCGTCTCGAAACCGGTCGCACCCACCAAATTCGCGTCCACAGCGCCTCCATCGGGCATCCAATTATCGGAGACCCCCTCTACGGTTCCGGTCGTTCTCTAGGGGTCAACCTACCCGGCCAAGCCCTCCATGCCTGGAAACTAACCCTAGAGCATCCCCAATCCGGAGATACCATCGAGGCGATCGCCCCCCTTCCCCCCCACATCAAAAAACTGCTGCAAGTCCTCAAACGCCGCCGCTAA
- a CDS encoding phycobilisome rod-core linker polypeptide, which yields MALPLLSYTPKSQNVRVAGYVVPGDEEPYVFDTENLPTGSDIDEFIWAAYRQIYSEHQILKSNRQTFLESQLKDERITMRQFIRGLLLSDPFRRRNFETNSNYRFAELCVQRVLGRDVYSEREKIAWSIVIANKGVEGFVDELLNSDEYLENFGDTIVPFQRRRNLPQRAMGETPFNLKTPRYGAYHRNQLGFPQIVWQNAVRRFRPQEKQPTEGNPERFLGMARAVSSGQPSTPRPSVQNLNYMAAVPRR from the coding sequence GTGGCACTTCCCTTACTCAGTTACACACCGAAAAGTCAGAACGTGCGTGTCGCGGGATACGTCGTTCCTGGCGATGAAGAACCCTATGTGTTCGACACGGAAAACCTGCCCACAGGTTCGGACATCGACGAGTTCATCTGGGCGGCGTACCGTCAGATTTATAGCGAACACCAAATCCTCAAAAGCAACCGTCAGACCTTCTTAGAGTCTCAACTCAAGGATGAGCGCATTACGATGCGTCAGTTCATTCGCGGTTTGCTGCTGTCGGATCCGTTCCGCCGTCGCAACTTTGAGACCAACAGCAACTACCGTTTTGCTGAACTCTGTGTTCAACGGGTTCTCGGACGGGACGTCTACAGCGAGCGTGAGAAAATCGCTTGGTCGATCGTGATTGCCAACAAAGGTGTTGAAGGCTTTGTGGATGAACTCCTCAACAGCGACGAATACCTGGAAAACTTCGGCGATACGATTGTTCCGTTCCAACGCCGTCGCAATCTGCCTCAGCGGGCTATGGGTGAAACGCCCTTTAATCTAAAAACTCCCCGTTATGGTGCGTACCACCGTAATCAACTGGGCTTCCCCCAGATTGTTTGGCAGAATGCTGTGCGCCGCTTCCGTCCTCAAGAGAAGCAACCCACCGAGGGCAATCCCGAGCGGTTCCTCGGCATGGCGCGGGCTGTGTCTTCTGGCCAGCCGTCGACACCTCGTCCTTCGGTTCAAAACCTCAACTACATGGCTGCGGTTCCCCGTCGCTAG
- a CDS encoding phycobiliprotein lyase gives MTQPPMTETSPVIPADAMEFFKQSAGTWHSQRTTHHLPFRRSELGGSEIFVETLPPDDPRVVEICQMYEIDPTTASGGAFVRWNGSMQWDRDNDENHAGSTVFAIVPDAENPRQGKMLRERGYAEKVPVAGRYELDDDGGMSLITEYETMSSVERFWFPSPGVRMRTSTVKRFGGFNTATFCTESRVDSSQPEMSGIPEAGEQASQRFYSLLGW, from the coding sequence ATGACGCAACCTCCCATGACCGAAACCAGCCCAGTGATTCCCGCTGACGCGATGGAGTTCTTTAAGCAGAGTGCTGGAACCTGGCATTCTCAGAGAACCACCCATCATCTGCCCTTCCGCCGTTCTGAGTTGGGTGGATCGGAGATTTTTGTGGAAACCCTCCCCCCAGATGATCCTCGGGTGGTGGAGATTTGCCAAATGTACGAGATTGACCCAACAACCGCTTCGGGGGGCGCGTTTGTGCGCTGGAATGGCTCGATGCAATGGGATCGTGACAATGATGAAAATCATGCCGGCTCAACGGTGTTTGCCATTGTCCCCGATGCTGAGAACCCTCGTCAGGGCAAAATGTTGCGAGAACGGGGCTATGCGGAAAAAGTCCCCGTAGCAGGGCGTTATGAGCTGGATGATGATGGAGGAATGAGTTTAATTACGGAGTATGAAACCATGAGTTCTGTGGAACGGTTTTGGTTTCCCAGTCCTGGGGTACGGATGCGAACCAGCACGGTGAAACGGTTTGGTGGCTTCAATACGGCAACGTTCTGCACGGAAAGTCGTGTGGATAGTTCTCAGCCTGAGATGAGTGGGATTCCTGAGGCGGGGGAACAGGCCAGTCAACGCTTTTATTCTCTGTTGGGTTGGTAG
- a CDS encoding class I SAM-dependent methyltransferase, whose translation MTSTSTHKPAWAGEDWLSRLVNQLIATPLLYRLMKQQARRVLIKTAEKNGVPWRDRVAELDTEELRGSLASITNPNLTYPDYYQVPFHAYDAGNLCWLAALEAEPATQSMALRVWKGESLTSEAAQQRLRHSFLEAIAPHLPETVQDALDVGCSIGISSEFLHQYLQQRQSQPLRTVGLDLSPHMLAVAQQRDQTQQIHQWVHGNAEATDFADNSFDVITLQFVLHELPRHATTAIFREMRRILRPGGLLAIVDNNPKSEVIQNLPPALFVLMKSTEPWSDDYYTFDVEGALKQAGLQHIETIPTDPRHRTLIARQVD comes from the coding sequence ATGACCTCCACCTCCACCCATAAACCGGCCTGGGCCGGCGAAGACTGGCTCTCTCGCCTCGTCAACCAACTCATCGCCACCCCCCTGCTGTACCGACTCATGAAACAGCAAGCGCGACGGGTGTTGATTAAAACCGCTGAAAAAAACGGCGTTCCCTGGCGCGATCGCGTCGCCGAACTCGATACTGAGGAACTTCGAGGCAGTTTAGCCAGTATTACCAACCCCAACCTCACCTATCCCGACTATTACCAAGTTCCCTTCCACGCCTATGATGCCGGGAATCTTTGCTGGTTGGCGGCCCTAGAAGCCGAACCCGCCACCCAATCCATGGCCCTACGGGTTTGGAAAGGGGAATCTCTCACCTCCGAGGCCGCCCAACAGCGACTGCGCCACTCCTTCCTAGAGGCGATCGCCCCTCATCTGCCCGAAACCGTCCAAGATGCCCTCGATGTCGGCTGTTCCATCGGCATCTCCAGCGAATTTCTCCATCAATACCTGCAACAGCGACAATCCCAGCCCCTTCGCACCGTCGGCTTAGACTTATCCCCCCATATGTTGGCCGTTGCCCAACAGCGAGACCAAACCCAGCAGATTCATCAATGGGTACATGGCAACGCCGAAGCCACCGACTTCGCCGACAATAGTTTTGACGTTATTACCCTACAGTTCGTCCTCCACGAACTGCCGCGCCACGCCACCACCGCCATTTTCCGAGAAATGCGACGCATCTTGCGCCCCGGTGGACTCCTCGCCATTGTTGACAACAATCCTAAATCCGAGGTGATCCAAAACCTGCCACCAGCCCTATTCGTTCTCATGAAAAGTACCGAGCCATGGAGCGACGATTACTACACCTTTGACGTTGAAGGAGCCTTAAAGCAAGCCGGTTTGCAGCATATCGAGACAATTCCCACCGATCCTCGTCACCGAACCCTCATCGCGCGACAGGTAGATTGA
- the rplS gene encoding 50S ribosomal protein L19, with amino-acid sequence MKGQQIIQAIESEYLKSDLPKLYVGDTVRVGVVIQEGGKERVQPYEGTIIAMRNGGINETVTVRRVFQGVGVERVFLLHSPRVSYINVVRRGKARRAKLYYLRDRVGKATRLKQRFDRPIAKAGK; translated from the coding sequence ATGAAGGGTCAACAAATCATTCAGGCGATCGAATCTGAGTATCTCAAATCCGATCTGCCCAAACTCTATGTCGGGGATACCGTCCGCGTCGGTGTCGTCATCCAAGAAGGGGGTAAAGAGCGGGTTCAGCCCTACGAGGGAACCATTATCGCCATGCGCAATGGTGGCATTAACGAAACCGTTACCGTTCGTCGCGTCTTCCAAGGCGTTGGCGTTGAGCGGGTGTTTCTCCTCCATTCCCCCAGAGTCAGTTACATAAATGTCGTACGTCGCGGTAAAGCGCGTCGTGCCAAACTGTACTATCTCCGTGATCGCGTAGGTAAAGCCACTCGCCTCAAACAGCGTTTCGACCGACCCATCGCCAAAGCTGGCAAGTAA
- the secE gene encoding preprotein translocase subunit SecE, whose amino-acid sequence MAKKKEANLQQTSSKFDPIKFLQEAKEELSKVVWPSRQQVISESVAVLLMVVLLASAIYLVDNLFGWAAQQIF is encoded by the coding sequence GTGGCGAAGAAAAAAGAAGCCAATCTGCAACAGACGAGTTCAAAGTTCGATCCGATCAAGTTCCTTCAAGAAGCCAAAGAGGAACTCTCTAAGGTCGTCTGGCCCTCAAGACAGCAAGTCATTAGCGAGTCCGTTGCCGTCTTGTTAATGGTTGTGCTTTTAGCGAGTGCCATCTACTTAGTCGATAACCTGTTCGGTTGGGCTGCACAACAGATATTCTGA
- the nusG gene encoding transcription termination/antitermination protein NusG, which produces MTFSSNQSYESDAPWDDNDSDERQDTPQESQLPRARWYAVQVASGCEKRVKANIDQRKETLDVADRILQIAIPQTPAVKVRKDGARQNIEEKVFPGYVLVQMRMDDEVWQVVKNTPNVINFVGAEQKRRYGRGRGHVKPMPLSPSEVERIFKQTGEQEPVVKIDMDTGDKIVVLSGPFKDFEGEVIEVSPERSKLKALLSIFGRDTPVELEFNQVEKQS; this is translated from the coding sequence ATGACATTTTCATCGAACCAATCCTACGAATCCGATGCTCCCTGGGACGACAACGACTCAGATGAGCGGCAAGATACTCCCCAAGAGTCTCAACTGCCCCGCGCCCGTTGGTATGCGGTGCAGGTCGCTTCTGGCTGCGAAAAGCGCGTCAAAGCCAACATCGACCAGCGAAAAGAAACCTTAGACGTGGCCGATCGCATCCTACAAATTGCCATCCCGCAAACCCCCGCCGTCAAAGTCCGTAAAGACGGTGCCAGACAGAATATTGAAGAGAAAGTCTTTCCTGGCTATGTTCTCGTTCAAATGCGTATGGATGACGAAGTTTGGCAGGTTGTCAAAAACACCCCCAATGTGATTAACTTTGTCGGGGCAGAGCAGAAGCGGCGCTATGGACGCGGACGGGGTCACGTTAAACCCATGCCCCTGAGTCCCTCAGAAGTCGAGCGTATCTTCAAACAGACCGGAGAACAAGAACCGGTTGTCAAGATTGACATGGATACCGGGGACAAAATCGTCGTCTTATCTGGGCCCTTTAAAGACTTCGAAGGTGAAGTCATTGAAGTTAGCCCCGAACGCAGCAAACTCAAAGCCTTGCTGTCTATCTTTGGGCGCGATACCCCTGTAGAATTAGAGTTCAACCAAGTCGAAAAACAGAGTTAA
- the rplK gene encoding 50S ribosomal protein L11, with amino-acid sequence MAKKVVALIKLAIPAAKANPAPPIGPALGQHGVNIMQFCKEYNAKTSEQAGTIVPVEISVYEDRSFTFILKTPPASVLIKKAAGIEKGSGEPNRSQVGSIGRDQLREIAETKMPDLNANDIEAAMKIIEGTARNMGVKIEG; translated from the coding sequence ATGGCTAAAAAAGTAGTTGCGCTCATCAAGCTCGCCATTCCGGCGGCTAAAGCGAATCCTGCGCCTCCCATTGGTCCAGCATTGGGTCAGCATGGCGTCAATATCATGCAGTTCTGCAAAGAATATAACGCCAAAACCTCCGAACAAGCTGGAACCATCGTTCCCGTTGAGATCTCCGTTTACGAAGATCGCAGTTTCACCTTTATCCTTAAAACTCCTCCAGCCTCCGTCCTCATCAAAAAGGCCGCTGGAATCGAGAAAGGGTCCGGTGAACCCAACCGCAGCCAAGTTGGCAGCATTGGACGGGATCAGCTGCGTGAAATCGCTGAAACTAAAATGCCCGACCTCAACGCCAATGACATTGAGGCGGCCATGAAAATCATCGAAGGAACGGCACGTAACATGGGTGTTAAAATCGAAGGCTAA
- the rplA gene encoding 50S ribosomal protein L1: MTRKLSRRLRELHQKVEERPYEPTEALKLLKETATAKFPESAEAHIRLGIDPKYSDQQLRTTVALPKGTGQTIRVAVIARGEKVQEAANAGADLYGSEELIQEIQQGRLDFDLLIATPDMMPQVAKLGRVLGPKGLMPSPKGGSVTTDLEQAISEFKAGKLEFRADRTGIVHVMFGKADFSVEDLLINLKALQDCIERNRPAGAKGRYWRSIYVSSTMGPSVEVDVNALRDLKMADLMA, translated from the coding sequence ATGACCAGAAAACTCTCACGTCGATTGCGGGAACTTCATCAAAAAGTTGAAGAGCGTCCCTACGAACCCACCGAAGCCCTCAAACTCCTCAAAGAGACGGCAACGGCCAAGTTCCCTGAATCCGCAGAAGCTCATATTCGTCTGGGAATCGATCCCAAATATAGCGACCAGCAACTACGGACCACCGTCGCCCTCCCTAAAGGAACCGGGCAGACCATTCGTGTCGCCGTGATTGCTCGCGGTGAGAAAGTGCAAGAAGCCGCCAACGCCGGGGCTGACCTGTATGGTTCCGAAGAACTCATCCAAGAAATCCAACAAGGTCGCCTCGACTTTGACCTTTTGATTGCCACCCCTGATATGATGCCCCAGGTGGCGAAACTCGGTCGCGTTCTCGGTCCAAAAGGCCTGATGCCTTCACCTAAAGGGGGAAGCGTCACCACCGACTTAGAACAGGCCATTTCTGAGTTCAAAGCTGGTAAACTAGAATTCCGGGCTGATCGCACAGGCATTGTCCATGTCATGTTCGGCAAAGCAGATTTTTCGGTTGAAGACCTGTTAATCAACCTCAAAGCGCTTCAAGACTGTATTGAGCGCAACCGTCCCGCTGGAGCCAAAGGACGCTACTGGCGTAGCATCTATGTCTCCTCGACCATGGGACCCTCCGTAGAAGTGGATGTCAACGCTCTACGGGACTTAAAAATGGCGGACTTGATGGCTTAA
- the rplJ gene encoding 50S ribosomal protein L10, producing MGRTLENKKAIVAELKETLSESQLAVVIDYKGLSVAQMTDLRGRLRETDAVCKVTKNTLMRIAVEGDETWEPMTEFLEGSSAFLFAKDDFGTAIKAYQAFQKDTKKTELRGGVLEGQKLSPDDIKALTELPTKEELIARIAAAINSIPTKLAVGTNAVPKKLAVGIKEVPSSLVRAVKAVSEKEQ from the coding sequence TTGGGCAGAACATTAGAAAACAAAAAAGCGATCGTCGCTGAACTCAAGGAAACACTGAGCGAATCTCAGCTTGCTGTGGTCATTGACTACAAAGGGCTGTCCGTCGCACAGATGACTGACTTACGCGGACGACTCCGGGAAACCGACGCCGTCTGTAAGGTGACCAAAAACACCCTCATGCGCATTGCCGTAGAAGGGGATGAAACCTGGGAACCCATGACCGAGTTCCTCGAAGGATCTTCGGCATTTCTATTCGCCAAGGATGACTTTGGGACGGCTATTAAAGCCTACCAAGCGTTTCAGAAAGACACCAAAAAAACCGAACTCCGGGGTGGTGTTTTAGAAGGGCAAAAGCTCAGTCCTGACGATATTAAAGCCCTAACCGAACTGCCAACCAAGGAAGAGCTTATTGCGCGCATCGCCGCAGCAATCAACTCGATTCCGACGAAACTGGCAGTGGGTACCAACGCCGTTCCCAAGAAACTGGCTGTGGGCATCAAAGAGGTTCCCTCTTCTTTGGTTCGCGCCGTCAAAGCGGTATCCGAAAAAGAACAATAA
- the rplL gene encoding 50S ribosomal protein L7/L12: MSEQTDQILEQLKSLSLLEASELVKQIEEAFGVDASASAGGGMMMMAPGMMGGAAAAAEEEEEKTEFDVILEEVPADKKIAVLKVVRGLTGLGLKEAKEMVESTPKAIKEAVAKDAAEDAKKQIEEAGGKVSVK, encoded by the coding sequence ATGTCTGAACAAACCGATCAAATTCTGGAACAACTCAAATCCCTGTCTCTGTTAGAGGCCTCTGAACTCGTCAAACAAATCGAAGAAGCCTTCGGTGTGGACGCATCCGCGTCTGCTGGCGGTGGCATGATGATGATGGCCCCTGGCATGATGGGTGGCGCTGCGGCTGCGGCTGAGGAAGAAGAAGAGAAAACTGAATTCGACGTGATTCTCGAAGAAGTTCCCGCCGACAAGAAAATCGCCGTCCTCAAAGTTGTGCGCGGTCTGACCGGACTTGGCCTGAAAGAAGCCAAAGAAATGGTCGAAAGCACACCTAAAGCCATCAAAGAAGCGGTGGCTAAAGATGCGGCTGAAGACGCTAAGAAACAAATCGAAGAAGCGGGCGGAAAAGTCTCCGTTAAATAA